Proteins from one Malania oleifera isolate guangnan ecotype guangnan chromosome 4, ASM2987363v1, whole genome shotgun sequence genomic window:
- the LOC131153568 gene encoding ninja-family protein AFP3-like isoform X2, protein MEGADEARNKAMEHLSWKLEKFPRDLLERFMSTNPNSQSDFAAGSEAESEEIELNLGLSLGGRFGVDKSATKLIRSSSVAGAIAMSRVDEAVTVPPVAYSGLIRTSSLPAESEEQWRKRKELQTLRRLQAKRRRSEKLRNLMAEKEAAACQEERKDFEGQVGMRSRDKLEKEQQQQYMTSANRFSSPPAPPSGLPTWASAAGIDPNAEGRGGVLGSGTSLQGFRQPSSQGSAESQGGSSSGTTELESKLVQGSSGCAEARSPSSNQSMNERSNQEVVGSTGTKINENACNTSGTHIQNPSKKSNSAENMRKEIGIDAMEDMPSVFTKGDGPNGRRVEGILYRYGKGEEVRIMCVCHGSFLSPAEFVKHAGGSDVAHPLRHIVVNPSSL, encoded by the exons ATGGAGGGGGCCGACGAGGCGAGAAACAAAGCAATGGAACATCTTTCTTGGAAATTGGAAAAGTTCCCGAGAGATCTGCTTGAGAGATTCATGTCTACTAATCCGAACAGCCAATCTGATTTCGCGGCGGGGAGCGAAGCAGAATCAGAGGAGATTGAGCTAAATCTTGGGCTCTCCCTTGGGGGTAGATTTGGGGTCGACAAGAGCGCGACGAAGCTAATCCGGTCGTCGTCCGTCGCCGGTGCAATAGCGATGTCGAGAGTCGACGAGGCTGTGACTGTGCCACCGGTCGCCTATTCGGGGCTCATAAGGACCTCTTCGCTGCCGGCGGAGTCAGAGGAGCAGTGGCGGAAGCGGAAAGAGCTGCAGACATTGCGGCGGTTGCAGGCGAAGCGCCGGCGGTCGGAGAAGCTGAGGAATTTGATGGCAGAGAAGGAGGCCGCCGCCTGCCAAGAAGAAAGGAAGGATTTTGAGGGCCAAGTTGGGATGAGGTCAAGAGATAAGCTCGAAAAGGAGCAGCAGCAGCAATATATGACGTCGGCTAATAGATTTAGCTCTCCGCCGGCGCCACCGTCTGGGTTGCCTACTTGGGCATCCGCCGCTGGGATTGATCCGAACGCCGAAGGCAGGGGCGGCGTTTTGGGTTCTGGTACTAGTCTGCAAGGATTTCGGCAACCGTCTTCTCAGGGCTCAGCAGAATCGCAGGGGGGGAGTTCTTCTGGGACGACTGAATTGGAGAGTAAGCTTGTTCAAG GATCCAGTGGTTGTGCAGAAGCAAGAAGCCCTTCTAGCAATCAGTCGATGAATGAGCGAAGCAATCAGGAGGTTGTTGGTTCTACTGGGACAAAGAtaaatgaaaatgcatgcaaTACTTCCGGAACCCATATACAGAATCCATCTAAAAAGTCCAATTCTGCAGAAAATATGAGGAAGGAAATTGGGATTGATGCCATGGAAGATATGCCTAGTGTTTTCACAAAAGGAGATGGGCCTAATGGTAGAAGAGTGGAGGGAATCCTATACAGGTATGGCAAGGGAGAGGAGGTGAGGATCATGTGTGTTTGCCATGGCAGCTTTCTTTCTCCGGCCGAGTTTGTCAAGCATGCAGGCGGCAGTGACGTTGCTCATCCACTTCGGCACATTGTTGTAAACCCTTCCTCATTGTAA
- the LOC131153568 gene encoding ninja-family protein AFP3-like isoform X1: MEGADEARNKAMEHLSWKLEKFPRDLLERFMSTNPNSQSDFAAGSEAESEEIELNLGLSLGGRFGVDKSATKLIRSSSVAGAIAMSRVDEAVTVPPVAYSGLIRTSSLPAESEEQWRKRKELQTLRRLQAKRRRSEKLRNLMAEKEAAACQEERKDFEGQVGMRSRDKLEKEQQQQYMTSANRFSSPPAPPSGLPTWASAAGIDPNAEGRGGVLGSGTSLQGFRQPSSQGSAESQGGSSSGTTELESKLVQVFFTGSSGCAEARSPSSNQSMNERSNQEVVGSTGTKINENACNTSGTHIQNPSKKSNSAENMRKEIGIDAMEDMPSVFTKGDGPNGRRVEGILYRYGKGEEVRIMCVCHGSFLSPAEFVKHAGGSDVAHPLRHIVVNPSSL; the protein is encoded by the exons ATGGAGGGGGCCGACGAGGCGAGAAACAAAGCAATGGAACATCTTTCTTGGAAATTGGAAAAGTTCCCGAGAGATCTGCTTGAGAGATTCATGTCTACTAATCCGAACAGCCAATCTGATTTCGCGGCGGGGAGCGAAGCAGAATCAGAGGAGATTGAGCTAAATCTTGGGCTCTCCCTTGGGGGTAGATTTGGGGTCGACAAGAGCGCGACGAAGCTAATCCGGTCGTCGTCCGTCGCCGGTGCAATAGCGATGTCGAGAGTCGACGAGGCTGTGACTGTGCCACCGGTCGCCTATTCGGGGCTCATAAGGACCTCTTCGCTGCCGGCGGAGTCAGAGGAGCAGTGGCGGAAGCGGAAAGAGCTGCAGACATTGCGGCGGTTGCAGGCGAAGCGCCGGCGGTCGGAGAAGCTGAGGAATTTGATGGCAGAGAAGGAGGCCGCCGCCTGCCAAGAAGAAAGGAAGGATTTTGAGGGCCAAGTTGGGATGAGGTCAAGAGATAAGCTCGAAAAGGAGCAGCAGCAGCAATATATGACGTCGGCTAATAGATTTAGCTCTCCGCCGGCGCCACCGTCTGGGTTGCCTACTTGGGCATCCGCCGCTGGGATTGATCCGAACGCCGAAGGCAGGGGCGGCGTTTTGGGTTCTGGTACTAGTCTGCAAGGATTTCGGCAACCGTCTTCTCAGGGCTCAGCAGAATCGCAGGGGGGGAGTTCTTCTGGGACGACTGAATTGGAGAGTAAGCTTGTTCAAG TTTTCTTCACAGGATCCAGTGGTTGTGCAGAAGCAAGAAGCCCTTCTAGCAATCAGTCGATGAATGAGCGAAGCAATCAGGAGGTTGTTGGTTCTACTGGGACAAAGAtaaatgaaaatgcatgcaaTACTTCCGGAACCCATATACAGAATCCATCTAAAAAGTCCAATTCTGCAGAAAATATGAGGAAGGAAATTGGGATTGATGCCATGGAAGATATGCCTAGTGTTTTCACAAAAGGAGATGGGCCTAATGGTAGAAGAGTGGAGGGAATCCTATACAGGTATGGCAAGGGAGAGGAGGTGAGGATCATGTGTGTTTGCCATGGCAGCTTTCTTTCTCCGGCCGAGTTTGTCAAGCATGCAGGCGGCAGTGACGTTGCTCATCCACTTCGGCACATTGTTGTAAACCCTTCCTCATTGTAA